The Zonotrichia leucophrys gambelii isolate GWCS_2022_RI chromosome 23, RI_Zleu_2.0, whole genome shotgun sequence genome includes a region encoding these proteins:
- the RIMS3 gene encoding regulating synaptic membrane exocytosis protein 3, producing MFNGDASSSSARNVVRSSSISGEMYSLEKSARGSADSVSVTVTASKKRRSSLGAKMVAIVGLSQWSKSTLQLNQTEGGPKKLRSTIRRSTETGIAVEMRTRVTRQGSRESTDGSTNSNSSDGTFIFPTTRLGAESQFSDFLDGLGPGQLVGRQTLATPPMGDVHVGMADRNGQLEVDVIQARGLIPKMGSKCIPATYVKVYLLENGVCLAKKKTKVVKKTCDPSYQQPLLFEESPQGKVLQVIVWGDYGRMDHKCFMGMAQIILEELDLSSAVSGWYKLFPTSSLADSSIGPLTRRLSQSSLESSTSPSCP from the exons ATGTTCAACGGGGATGCCAGCTCCTCGTCTGCCCGGAATGTGGTGCGCAGCTCCAGCATCAGCGGCGAGATgtacagcctggagaagagcgCGCGCGGCAGCGCCGACTCCGTCTCCGTCACCGTCACCGCCAGCAAGAAGCGGCGCTCCAGCCTGGGCGCCAAGATGGTGGCCATCGTGGGGCTGTCCCAGTGGAGCAAGAGCACCCTGCAGCTCAACCAGACCG AGGGCGGCCCCAAAAAGCTGCGCAGCACCATCCGCAGGAGCACCGAGACCGGCATCGCCGTGGAGATGAGGACCAGGGTGACCCGGCAGGGCAGCCGGGAGTCCACGGACGGCAGCACCAACAGCAACAGCTCCGACGGCAC GTTCATCTTCCCCACCACGCGGCTGGGAGCCGAGAGCCAGTTCAGCGATTTCCTCGACGGGCTGGGGCCGGGGCAGCTCGTGGGGCGGCAAACCCTGGCGACGCCCCCGATGG GAGATGTCCACGTGGGCATGGCTGACCGCAACGGGCAGCTCGAGGTGGACGTGATCCAGGCCAGGGGGCTCATCCCAAAGATGGGCTCCAAGTGCATCCCTG CCACCTATGTGAAGGTTTACCTGCTGGAGAACGGCGTCTGCCTGGCCAAGAAGAAGACCAAGGTGGTGAAGAAAACCTGCGACCCCTCGtaccagcagcccctgctcttcGAGGAGAGTCCCCAGGGCAAAGTCCTGCAG GTGATCGTGTGGGGCGATTACGGGCGCATGGACCACAAGTGCTTCATGGGGATGGCCCAGATcatcctggaggagctggatcTCTCCAGCGCCGTCTCGGGCTGGTACAAACTCTTCCCAACCTCCTCCCTGGCCGACTCCAGCATCGGACCCCTGACCCGGCGCCTCTCCCAGTCCTCCCTGGAGAGCTccaccagcccctcctgcccgtAG